From Cydia pomonella isolate Wapato2018A chromosome 26, ilCydPomo1, whole genome shotgun sequence, one genomic window encodes:
- the LOC133531966 gene encoding cytochrome P450 6B2-like, which translates to MFLSVAIMAVIVILLFMNYHKYNYWAIRGVKHEKCFPLFGTIFRVITQQICLSEYVAELYHKYPKEQLVGFSICGMNALVVRDPELIKQVLATDFQHFYPRALNPNKRVIEPMLKNLFFADGDLWKLLRQRLTPAFTSGKLKAMFPLIVERTERLQRTAAAAAERGAEVDVRDLMARYTTDFIGACGFGIDTDSINDDTSTFRQLGKSIFNPTKKQTIISALKWVFPEKFKHFRLLPLHIEQTTLALVKGIMMRRNYKPSGRNDFIDLLLELKEKGTIVGESLESRNHDGSPEKAQLELDELLMAAQVFVFFAAGFETSSSATSYTLHQLALNPDKQVKCQQDIDNVLARYDGKLCFDAVKEMKYLEMCFKEGMRMLPSLGFLIRQCVRPYTFPGTDVTIDAGVYVLVSAQGLHNDEQYFEAPDQFRPERFCEDACVPKHVYLPFGEGPRACIGERLGLMQSLAGLAGLLRQCSVAPSARTRAPRVDPASFIVQNIEGGLPLSLMPRKIQAAVNVE; encoded by the exons ttttattatttatgaattatcATAAATATAACTATTGGGCAATAAGAGGAGTCAAACATGAGAAATGTTTTCCTTTGTTTGGAACCATATTTCGGGTCATCACGCAACAAATCTGTTTATCAGAGTACGTCGCAGAGTTGTACCATAAGTATCCCAAGGAACAGTTAGTTGGATTCTCCATCTGTGGTATGAATGCCCTCGTTGTGAGGGACCCTGAACTTATCAAACAAGTTTTAGCGACTGACTTCCAACATTTTTATCCGAGAGCTCTTAATCCGAACAAGAGGGTGATAGAACCGATGCTCAAGAATTTGTTTTTCGCGGATGGAGATCTGTGGAAGCTGCTGCGGCAGAGGTTGACGCCCGCCTTCACGTCCGGCAAGCTGAAGGCGATGTTCCCTCTGATCGTGGAGAGGACTGAGCGGCTGCAGCGcacggccgccgccgccgcggagCGCGGCGCGGAGGTGGACGTGCGCGACCTCATGGCGCGCTACACCACCGACTTCATCGGCGCCTGCGGCTTCGGCATCGACACTGACTCCATCAACGATGATACGTCGACTTTCCGCCAACTAGGCAAAAGCATTTTTAAtccaacaaaaaaacaaactatcATTTCTGCACTAAAGTGGGTATTCCCAGAAAAATTTAAGCATTTTCGTCTATTGCCGTTACATATTGAACAAACTACGCTTGCCTTGGTGAAAGGTATCATGATGAGAAGAAATTACAAGCCTTCAGGCAGAAATGACTTTATTGATCTGCTTTTGGAGCTAAAAGAGAAAGGCACCATTGTTGGAGAGTCGTTGGAAAGCAGAAATCACGACGGGTCTCCAGAGAAAGCTCAGTTGGAGCTGGACGAGTTGCTGATGGCAGCGCAAGTGTTCGTGTTCTTCGCGGCGGGGTTCGAGACGTCCTCGTCGGCGACCAGCTACACGCTGCACCAGCTGGCGCTGAACCCTGACAAGCAAGTCAAGTGCCAGCAGGACATCGACAATGTACTCGCCAGATATGACGGAAAACTTTGCTTCGACGCCGTCAAAGAGATGAAGTACCTAGAAATGTGTTTCAA GGAAGGCATGCGAATGCTTCCATCTTTGGGCTTCCTCATCCGTCAGTGTGTAAGACCATACACGTTCCCCGGTACTGACGTGACGATAGATGCCGGTGTGTACGTACTGGTCTCCGCGCAGGGTCTGCACAACGACGAGCAGTATTTCGAGGCCCCGGACCAGTTCCGACCGGAGCGGTTTTGTGAAGACGCATGCGTCCCTAAGCATGTTTACCTGCCTTTCGGTGAAGGACCTCGAGCTTGCATAG GTGAGCGCCTGGGCCTGATGCAGTCGCTGGCGGGGCTGGCGGGGCTGCTGCGCCAGTGCTCAGTGGCGCCATCTGCCCGCACCCGCGCGCCCCGCGTTGATCCTGCCTCTTTCATAGTTCAGAACATTGAAGGCGGATTACCGCTTTCATTGATGCCTCGAAAGATCCAAGCAGCAGTTAATGTGGAGTAA
- the LOC133531972 gene encoding cytochrome P450 6B7-like has product MLVYIGIIVLIWSLYLYGTHGYDYWRKKGVKYDKPLPFVGSTSRMFLQKQSLTDYFTELYRRYPEEKFVGFYLANSKALMIRDPELIKNVLITDFNNFYPRGLIAHKTVREPMMKNLFFADGDLWKLLRQRLTPAFTSGKLKAMFPLIVERTQRLQRTAAAAAERGAEVDVRDLMARYTTDFIGACGFGLDTDSISDETSTFRKLGKRIFTFTIRDGLMFFLKEVATEPFKNFEYLAPEIERNTVALVKGIMEQRNYKPSGRNDFIDLLLELKQKGKIVGESIEKRNPDGTPHIVELEMDELLMAAQVFVFFAAGFETSSSATSYTLHQLALHPDQQAKCQQEIDEVLARYDGKLCYDAVKEMQYLHMCFKEGIRLFPSLGFLVRESTDSYQFPGTDVTIEEGVNIAIPLQAIQTDPKYFKDPEKFIPERFDPDNLKEIQKNTYLPFGDGPRACIGERLGLMQSLAGLAAILYKFTVAPSKNTRVKPLVDPAAHIVQSVKGGIPLALTLRS; this is encoded by the exons ATGTTagtttatataggtattatagtgCTAATTTGGTCCCTGTATTTATACGGTACACATGGATACGACTATTGGAGAAAGAAAGGCGTCAAATATGACAAGCCATTGCCTTTTGTGGGTAGCACATCTCGCATGTTCCTCCAGAAACAAAGCTTGACCGATTACTTCACAGAATTGTACAGAAGATACCCTGAAGAAAAGTTTGTCGGATTTTATCTCGCAAATTCAAAAGCACTTATGATCCGAGACCcggaattaataaaaaatgtccTAATAACAGACTTCAATAACTTCTATCCGAGAGGATTGATCGCTCACAAGACTGTGAGAGAGCCGATGATGAAAAACCTGTTTTTCGCGGACGGAGATTTGTGGAAGCTGCTTCGGCAGAGGTTGACGCCCGCCTTCACGTCCGGCAAGCTGAAGGCGATGTTCCCTCTGATCGTGGAGAGGACTCAGCGGCTGCAGCGcacggccgccgccgccgcggagCGCGGCGCGGAGGTGGACGTGCGCGACCTCATGGCGCGCTACACCACCGACTTCATCGGCGCCTGCGGCTTCGGCTTAGACACCGACTCCATCTCCGACGAAACCTCAACGTTCAGAAAGCTAGGCAAACGTATTTTCACGTTCACAATTAGAGACGGATTAATGTTCTTTTTAAAGGAAGTGGCTACGGAACCATTTaaaaattttgaatatttagCGCCAGAAATTGAAAGAAATACAGTAGCTTTAGTTAAAGGTATCATGGAGCAGAGAAACTATAAGCCTTCAGGCAGAAATGATTTTATTGACTTGCTTCTAGAATTGAAGCAAAAGGGCAAGATTGTGGGGGAGTCTATAGAGAAGAGGAACCCAGATGGGACACCACATATTGTGGAGTTGGAGATGGATGAGCTGCTGATGGCGGCGCAGGTGTTCGTGTTCTTCGCGGCAGGGTTCGAGACGTCCTCGTCGGCGACCAGCTACACGCTACACCAGCTCGCACTGCACCCTGACCAGCAGGCCAAGTGCCAGCAGGAGATCGATGAAGTACTCGCCAGATATGATGGAAAACTTTGCTACGATGCCGTAAAAGAGATGCAATATTTGCACATGtgttttaa AGAAGGTATACGACTGTTTCCTTCGCTGGGCTTTCTCGTAAGAGAGAGCACGGATAGCTACCAATTTCCTGGTACAGATGTCACCATCGAAGAAGGGGTAAACATCGCCATACCCTTGCAAGCCATCCAGACAGATCCAAAGTACTTTAAGGACCCTGAGAAGTTTATACCGGAGAGGTTTGATCCAGATAATCTTAAGGAGATTCAGAAGAATACGTATCTACCGTTCGGAGATGGACCTAGAGCATGTATTG GTGAGCGCCTTGGACTAATGCAGTCGCTAGCAGGGCTTGCAGCGATCCTCTACAAATTcacagtggcgccatctaagaACACGCGCGTGAAGCCGCTCGTCGACCCCGCGGCTCATATCGTACAGAGCGTCAAAGGCGGCATACCTCTGGCTCTGACTTTGAGAAGCTAA